One Ranitomeya imitator isolate aRanImi1 chromosome 4, aRanImi1.pri, whole genome shotgun sequence genomic window, AAGCTGGAGTTGTACCGGTCCCCAGCAGTTGTTGGTTGATGCTGGGCGTTGTAGTCCTGCAGAAATGCGGCAGCTCCCAGCGGGCATGCTGACACCTGTGGTTCTACTCTCACTGAGCAGGacatgctgggtcttgtagtgcccgGTCGCAATCTCCGCACACACTCGGGCGTTTCGGGTCACCTCATCTCCTCCGTTCCACCTTAACCGGGAGGGCGTCTGTGCAGCCAATCACCGGCAGGGGGCGTTTAAATCCCCCCGTCGGGCGCTGGCTCGTCCCGCCGCCATATTGGGCCGCGCAGGATCGCCCGGTGACCCGCTGAGCTGCGCCCTGAGCCCCATGTCGGGCGTGCACCTGTCCCCGGGCTCTCCGGGTGTGGAGCGGGTGTCTCGGGCCCCGGGCTCTCCGCGCTCCCCCGCCCGCCGCTGCCTGTTCGGGCCGGTAGATCACGAGAGCCTCGCCCGGGAGCTGGCCCGGTGCCGCCGCGAGATGGAGGACGAGCAGCGGCAGCGGTGGAACTTCGACTTCCGAAACGAACGCCCGCTGGACGGCGCCCTGAGCTGGGAGGTGGCGGGGCCCGACACACCCGACTTCTACCGGCGGGGACCGCACACCCGCGGGAGGAAGAGACGCGGAGGGCTGACGGGGGAGAGCAGGACGGCGGGTGAGACGCCCGTCAGGGGGCGGGGCCTCGGGTGTGGGGTCA contains:
- the LOC138675054 gene encoding cyclin-dependent kinase inhibitor 1B-like, whose protein sequence is MSGVHLSPGSPGVERVSRAPGSPRSPARRCLFGPVDHESLARELARCRREMEDEQRQRWNFDFRNERPLDGALSWEVAGPDTPDFYRRGPHTRGRKRRGGLTGESRTAEPPTSIARISHRTETGEPVEGGSTPVT